A genomic segment from Fusarium fujikuroi IMI 58289 draft genome, chromosome FFUJ_chr04 encodes:
- a CDS encoding related to mitotic and DNA damage checkpoint protein hus1: MRFRTELKNIRTFAKLTAALGSLEKIAWLRLSDDTARFTVIPDMGSQVWASLAMDFIFDGYHIQSAEAGNTINLELPLQPLQRALKSALNSISASLRLTKKDGLPVLSMTITTTTSATNPPGAAKPSGTAAGDDPFDDDEMFQAEHLETSLRREHEKIITQDIPVRVLHPETVETIMQPRVREPDVHIQLPPLLQLKAISDRFTKLAMASNSGSSANTKSPKLELSANMHGGLRLRIATETTDICSVWSNLENPELDPAQLDCPVEEHPSTKFREGGPNHWATVRVDGKDWSRVLSVGRLEGRVIACFADDHALILYVYVPHYDDATADDSVVTYYVQSYSM; this comes from the exons ATGCGTTTTCGTACAGAGCTGAAAAACATTCGCACATTTGCAA AGCTTACAGCTGCACTTGGCtctcttgagaagattgCCTGGTTGCGCTTGAGCGACGATACTGCACGATTCACCGTCATCCCAGACATGGGATCTCAAGTATGGGC GTCTCTCGCCATGGACTTCATTTTCGATGGCTATCACATTCAGTCCGCCGAGGCAGGCAATACTATTAACTTGGAGCTTCCCCTTCAACCACTTCAACGCGCCCTCAAGTCTGCGCTCAACAGTATCTCTGCTTCCTTACGTCTCACAAAGAAAGACGGTCTGCCAGTTCTTTCAATGACTATCACAACGACTACGTCAGCTACCAACCCACCTGGGGCCGCGAAACCTTCGGGAACAGCCGCTGGTGATGACCCattcgatgacgatgaaatgTTTCAGGCAGAGCATCTCGAGACTTCATTGAGGCGAGAGCATGAGAAGATCATTACGCAGGACATACCCGTGCGTGTCCTCCACCCCGAAACGGTTGAGACTATCATGCAGCCTCGAGTACGAGAACCAGACGTCCACATTCAACTGccccctcttcttcagctcaaggccatctcAGACCGCTTCACCAAGCTTGCTATGGCCTCTAATTCTGGCTCTTCCGCTAATACGAAATCACCGAAACTTGAGCTTAGCGCCAACATGCACGGTGGTCTACGACTACGGATCGCAACCGAGACGACAGATATCTGTAGTGTGTGGTCTAATCTCGAAAACCCAGAGCTTGACCCAGCACAGCTCGATTGTCCCGTGGAGGAGCATCCAAGTACCAAGTTTCGAGAAGGCGGTCCCAATCATTGGGCGACTGTCCGGGTCGATGGCAAGGACTGGAGCCGTGTCCTTAGTGTTGGTCGCTTGGAAGGCAGGGTCATTGCCTGTTTTGCTGACGACCATGCGTTGATTCTCTACGTCTATGTGCCCCATTACGATGATGCTACAGCGGATGACTCTGTCGTGACA TACTATGTACAGTCATATAGTATGTGA
- a CDS encoding probable cytokinesis protein SepA, which produces MSDKTRQSSGGRSLFSRSKHKDKRLTEESRYPADDAASFRSSRHKRESSAISLDRPESSDGGINQMAGVITSIPYDAVGGGSRSPIPVEYLPKGEQMPVRREPLPHHLNKNGLDFHQYPSWDGTSAQSGAHSPGRQPLGYGYGNVTMASTGRQTQYQQWGPPRGSSSHSNNPPNPRYDSYMSSNARGSADNLSIQSGNTGFIDGRISRSPHVAMPSASSQSSYAASQHSNRDSHRFTKFPSGPPPGQSDPQGGFYFPKPDDDNVVEQMFLQLMQKRGWHNLPEQARRQMMAYPAQKKWTLIYQDRLTEWQGEQKRRQTARPNQYTATPDITTYSDEEGTPEWYVRRVMEDRLDTKGMGSLEVNLRTQQIGWVKRFVECQGQVALMTLLLKINRRTAQGPVQDNTRIDKNLDREYDIIKCVKALMNNKFGADDALIHQKVMVALASSLISPRLTTRKLVSEIITFLCTWGENAEGHLKVIQALDEVKTASGENGRFDAWMRLVEVTIDGRGKMGSLVGASEELRTGGIGMENLLMEYAVATLMLVNMIIDSPERDLELRIHIRAQFTACGIKRILTKMEEFQYELLDKQIERFRTNEAIDYEDMLERENSSIKDDVEGEVKDLTDPVQIADAIQQRLHGTKTNDYFISALQHLMLIRANDGEERLRMFQLVDSMLSYVAMDRRLPNMDLKQSLNFTVQSLLDKLHTDSEARQAQDEALESRQIAEAAMAERDEMKAQLELGADGLVAKLQKQLDEQSRFIDAQRRQADGLKAELDSMQTMRAKEAQRYELETRELYLMLRDAQDVAASKAIKSAAAASSASSKMAGVEDPARMQGILDRERLMERLQMQIERQKTQYKLEGRVWGDAVGPSDRLRALREEMDDRPGTPPGGGTPPRDFTNSVLGSIHRNTKIPRKPLKRRSDGEVIDEDDETEGEDGVIFEKPRIVEMKRPTIDPKQQAGLLGEIGSKVKKFDASDSEDDTTGPSHPSMETSSPITPPGDSDTPKIEVTGAAPPPPPPPPPPPMPGQIPGAPPPPPPPPPPPMPGQIPGAPPPPPPLPGAGGMPPPPPPLPGAMSGHFLARQPAFGAAPSIGLPVVRPKKKLKALHWEKVDAPETSHWAAHTPSAEAREEKYQELSKKGILDEVEKLFMAKEIKKIGIGSSSKKDDKKQIISSDLRKAYEIAFAKFSQYSVEKIVQMIIHCDPEILDNTVVMDFLQKDDLCNIPDNTVKQMAPYSKDWTGPDAKSQDRELDPSELTRQDQLYLYTAFELHHYWKSRMRALALTRSFEQEYEEINEKIRQVVTVSESLRDSVSLMNVLGLILDIGNYMNDANKQARGFKLSSLARLGMVKDDKNESTLADLVERIVRNQYPEWETFADDINGVMTAQKINIEQLQADAKKYIDNIRNIQMSLDSGNLSDPKQFHPQDRVSQIVQRIMKEARRKSEQMELYLEEMMKTYKDIMVFYGEDPADDGARRDFFAKLALFVGEWKKSRDKNMQVEETRKRNEASMKRKHTAQLKLTNANAEAGPTSPSNTGAMDSLLEKLRAAAPQARDQRDRRRRARLKDRHQVRVASGQKIPDLDEIPEVEAGLKNKEEPTEDDSKVLSPGLSSPREGEDDVADRAAALLQGMRGGDGADDNDPERRETLRKARRQTAEEERRLRRRRRERATTNQSEENPDEQKEEPREEPKVEEGEAAKEPPKEEEAPIEDDVPTPRAATTGDSAPEEEQGENA; this is translated from the exons ATGTCTGACAAGACGAGGCAGTCCTCTGGCGGCCGGTCTTTATTCTCACGAAGTAAGCACAAAGACAAGCGCTTGACCGAAGAATCGAGATACCCCGCAGACGATGCCGCCAGTTTTCGCTCCTCGCGCCACAAACGAGAGTCGTCTGCCATTTCGTTGGATCGCCCAGAATCTTCTGATGGCGGTATCAACCAGATGGCAGGCGTAATTACGTCGATACCCTACGATGCCGTTGGAGGTGGATCACGCTCTCCCATACCCGTCGAGTATCTGCCCAAGGGCGAGCAGATGCCAGTGCGCCGTGAACCTCTTCCGCACCACCTGAACAAAAATGGCCTGGACTTTCACCAATACCCGAGCTGGGATGGGACGTCGGCACAGTCTGGTGCCCATTCCCCTGGGCGACAACCTCttggatatggatatggCAATGTTACTATGGCTTCAACGGGCCGTCAGACCCAGTATCAGCAATGGGGTCCGCCCAGGGGCAGCTCTTCCCACTCGAATAATCCCCCCAACCCTCGATACGACTCATATATGTCATCTAATGCTCGGGGCTCGGCTGATAATCTGAGCATTCAGTCAGGTAATACAGGTTTCATTGATGGAAGGATATCACGCTCACCACATGTAGCTATGCCCAGTGCCTCTTCTCAGAGCTCTTATGCTGCTTCTCAGCACTCGAACCGCGATTCTCACCGGTTTACCAAATTTCCGTCTGGCCCTCCTCCAGGACAAAGCGATCCACAGGGTGGTTTCTATTTCCCAAAACCAGACGACGATAATGTGGTCGAGCAGATGTTCCTCCAACTGATGCAGAAGCGAGGATGGCACAATCTCCCTGAGCAGGCCAGGAGACAGATGATGGCCTACCCCGCCCAGAAGAAGTGGACGCTCATCTATCAGGATCGACTTACTGAATGGCAAGGCGAGCAGAAGCGCCGACAAACAGCACGCCCGAACCAGTATACCGCGACTCCCGATATCACGACGTActcagatgaagaaggcacTCCTGAATGGTACGTGCGGCGAGTTATGGAGGATCGCCTTGACACGAAAGGTATGGGAAGTTTGGAAGTCAATTTGCGAACACAACAAATCGGTTGGGTCAAGAGATTCGTTGAGTGTCAGGGACAGGTCGCTCTGATGACCTTGCTGCTTAAGATCAACCGCAGGACAGCACAGGGGCCAGTCCAGGATAACACCCGTATCGACAAGAACCTCGATCGCGAATATGATATTATCAAGTGTGTAAAGGCGCTCATGAACAACAAATTCGGCGCCGACGATGCCTTGATTCACCAGAAGGTCATGGTAGCCCTTGCTAGCTCTCTTATATCCCCTCGTCTCACCACGCGGAAGCTTGTCAGCGAGATTATAACCTTCCTATGCACCTGGGGAGAGAATGCCGAAGGTCATCTGAAGGTCATTCAGGCGCTGGACGAGGTCAAGACCGCATCTGGAGAAAATGGCCGATTCGATGCTTGGATGCGTTTGGTGGAGGTCACCATTGATGGTAGGGGCAAGATGGGAAGTTTGGTCGGTGCTAGCGAAGAGTTGAGGACTGGAGGTATTGGAATGGAGAACTTGCTAATGGAATACGCCGTTGCGACTCTCATGCTTGTCAACATGATCATCGATTCGCCTGAGAGAGACCTGGAGTTGAGGATACACATTCGAGCCCAATTTACAGCATGTGGTATCAAGCGAATCTTAACGAAGATGGAGGAGTTCCAATACGAACTCTTGGACAAACAGATTGAACGGTTCAGAACAAACGAAGCCATTGACTATGAGGATATGCTTGAGAGGGAGAATAGTAGTATCAAGGACGATGTCGAGGGCGAGGTCAAGGATCTGACTGATCCCGTTCAAATCGCCGATGCTATTCAGCAGCGTCTTCATGgcaccaagaccaacgacTACTTCATTTCGGCTCTGCAGCATCTTATGCTCATCCGAGCAAACGATGGCGAGGAACGACTACGCATGTTCCAGCTGGTCGATTCCATGCTTAGCTACGTTGCTATGGATCGGCGACTGCCGAACATGGATCTCAAGCAGAGTCTCAACTTCACGGTTCAAAGTCTCCTCGACAAATTGCATACAGACTCAGAAGCCAGGCAAGCCCAGGATGAGGCCCTTGAATCGCGACAAATCGCCGAGGCCGCGATGGCTGAGcgtgatgagatgaaggctCAGCTTGAGCTGGGTGCTGATGGACTGGTCGCCAAATTACAAAAGCAACTGGACGAACAATCTCGTTTCATCGATGCTCAAAGAAGACAGGCAGATGGACTCAAAGCTGAATTGGACAGTATGCAGACTATGAGAGCCAAGGAAGCCCAGCGATACGAGTTGGAAACAAGAGAGCTATACCTGATGCTTCGAGATGCACAGGACGTAGCTGCTTCCAAGGCTATCAAaagcgctgctgctgctagcagcgccagcagcaagatgGCTGGCGTGGAAGACCCTGCTCGTATGCAGGGTATCCTAGATCGCGAACGCCTCATGGAGCGGTTACAGATGCAGATCGAGCGGCAGAAGACACAATACAAGCTTGAGGGACGTGTTTGGGGAGACGCTGTTGGGCCTTCAGACCGTCTTCGAGCCCTGCGcgaagagatggatgacaGGCCTGGAACACCTCCTGGTGGTGGTACACCTCCTCGGGACTTCACCAACAGCGTTCTGGGCAGCATCCACCGCAATACCAAGATTCCACGCAAGCCCCTTAAGAGACGCTCTGATGGTGAGGTGatcgatgaggacgacgagaCTGAGGGCGAGGATGGTGTCATCTTCGAGAAGCCAAGAATTGTCGAGATGAAGCGACCTACGATAGACCCCAAGCAGCAAGCTGGCTTGCTTGGTGAGATTGggtccaaggtcaagaagttcGATGCCAGTGATTCTGAAGATGATACCACCGGTCCTTCTCACCCTAGTATGGAGACTTCATCACCTATCACCCCCCCAGGTGATAGCGACACTCCCAAAATCGAAGTCACTGGTGCtgctcctccgcctccgccgccacctccacctcctccgaTGCCCGGTCAAATACCCGGAGCTCCGCCACCGCCgcctccgccgccgcctcccCCTATGCCGGGCCAGATTCCTGGTGcccctccgcctccgcctccgtTGCCTGGTGCTGGAGGTATGCCCCCTCCGCCACCTCCTTTGCCTGGTGCTATGTCTGGGCACTTCTTGGCTCGACAACCCGCTTTCGGGGCTGCACCAAGCATTGGCCTGCCCGTGGTTCgtcccaagaagaagctcaaggcccTGCATTGGGAGAAGGTCGATGCCCCTGAGACCAGCCACTGGGCAGCCCATACCCCCTCTGCCGAAGCCCGAGAGGAGAAGTATCAGGAGCTCAGCAAGAAGGGTATTCtcgacgaggttgagaaacTGTTCATGGCtaaggagatcaagaagattggTATAGGAAGCTCTTCTAAGAAagatgacaagaagcaaaTCATCTCTTCTGATCTCCGCAAGGCCTATG AAATTGCATTTGCCAAGTTTTCACAGTACTCTGTCGAAAAGATTGTTCAAATGATCATTCACTGCGATCCAGAGATTCTAGACAACACTGTAGTGATGGACTTTTTGCAGAAGGACGACCTCTGTAATATCCCCGACAACACAGTCAAGCAAATGGCACCGTACAGCaaggactggactggacctGATGCCAAGTCCCAAGACCGTGAACTTGACCCCTCGGAGCTCACTCGACAAGATCAGCTTTACCTCTACACGGCTTTTGAATTACACCACTACTGGAAGAGCCGAATGAGGGCCCTTGCTCTTACTAGAAGCTTTGAGCAAGAGTACGAAGAGATTAACGAGAAGATCCGACAGGTTGTGACAGTATCTGAGTCGCTACGCGATTCCGTTTCATTGATGAACGTACTTGGTCTTATTTTGGATATTGGTAATTACATGAACGATGCGAACAAGCAAGCGCGTGGTTTCAAGCTCAGCTCTCTTGCAAGATTGGGTATGGTCAAGGACGACAAGAACGAGTCAACATTGGCCGATCTCGTGGAGCGTATTGTACGGAACCAGTACCCTGAGTGGGAGACATTTGCGGATGATATCAACGGAGTTATGACGGCACAGAAGATCAACATTGAGCAACTTCAGGCTGATGCAAAGAAATACATCGACAACATTCGAAATATTCAAATGTCATTGGATTCTGGTAACCTAAGCGACCCCAAGCAGTTCCATCCCCAGGACCGAGTGAGTCAAATCGTCCAACGCATTATGAAGGAAGCCCGAAGAAAATCCGAACAGATGGAGCTGTACTTGGAAGAAATGATGAAGACATACAAGGATATCATGGTATTTTACGGCGAGGACCCCGCAGATGATGGTGCCCGCCGAGATTTCTTTGCCAAGTTGGCATTGTTCGTTGgagagtggaagaagtctCGTGACAAGAACATGCAGGTGGAAGAGACAAGGAAGCGTAACGAGGCGTCAATGAAACGGAAGCACACAGCACAACTCAAACTtaccaacgccaacgccgAGGCGGGACCGACGTCCCCATCCAATACCGGCGCCATGGACTCCCTCCTGGAGAAGCTACGTGCAGCTGCGCCGCAAGCTCGGGACCAGAGAGACCGAAGAAGGCGTGCGCGACTCAAGGATCGTCACCAGGTCCGCGTTGCGTCAGGACAAAAGATCCCCGACCTTGACGAAATCCCAGAAGTGGAAGCTGgcctcaagaacaaggaggaaCCCACCGAAGACGACAGCAAAGTGCTCAGCCCCGGCCTCTCATCACCTCGTGAAGGTGAAGACGACGTTGCCGATAGAGCAGCAGCTCTCCTACAAGGTATGCGCGGTGGTGATGGCGCAGATGACAACGATCCCGAGAGGAGAGAAACCCTCCGAAAAGCCAGACGGCAGAcagcagaggaagagagaaggCTACGAAGACGGCGAAGAGAAAGGGCGACTACAAATCAGTCAGAAGAGAACCCCGATGAACAAAAGGAAGAACCCAGGGAAGAGCCAAAGgtagaagaaggagaggcgGCCAAAGAGCCAccgaaggaagaagaagcgcctATAGAAGATGATGTTCCAACACCTAGAGCCGCGACTACCGGCGACAGTgccccagaagaagagcaagggGAAAA